A window from Variovorax sp. PBL-E5 encodes these proteins:
- a CDS encoding Cj0069 family protein: MRHSRLPCRVSYIHVEISTARWGLRMHDDIRPRLAILYPGDRAARDRADPASSRFLALFNAFESAGVAVEPAVYHDDFRDEVLRQLMHVQGVLVWHNPIEGGRDRRCLDALLREVAAQGVFVSTHPDTILKLGTKDVLFSVRDLPFGSDVHRVDSLAQLSTQLPGRLLLGPRVLKQCRGHSGIGVWRIERRGEALYALQHAQRGAIEALLNMNDVVQRLAPYFDNDGHMIDQAWQPRMVEGMTRAYLVQGRVAGFGHQTVVALHPGSGAGEAPSPTTRRYSDADDPRFQVLRRRLEDEWVGLMCDRLDLPHEALPMLWDADFLLGERRGGESETYVLCEVNVSSVSPFPPSAVAPLVDATRRTLMAGRDRAKHHECPC; this comes from the coding sequence ATGAGGCATTCGAGGTTGCCATGTCGCGTATCATACATTCATGTAGAGATCTCAACAGCAAGATGGGGGCTGCGCATGCACGACGACATCCGGCCGCGACTGGCCATCCTCTATCCCGGAGACCGTGCGGCCCGCGATCGGGCCGACCCGGCGAGCAGTCGATTTCTTGCGCTCTTCAATGCGTTCGAGAGCGCAGGCGTCGCCGTCGAACCCGCCGTCTACCACGACGATTTCCGCGACGAGGTGCTGCGGCAGCTCATGCACGTGCAAGGCGTCCTGGTATGGCACAACCCGATCGAGGGTGGCCGTGACCGCCGGTGCCTGGACGCGTTGCTTCGCGAAGTGGCTGCGCAAGGGGTCTTCGTCAGCACCCACCCGGACACGATCCTGAAGCTCGGTACCAAGGATGTGCTGTTCTCGGTGCGCGATCTGCCTTTTGGCAGCGACGTGCATCGTGTCGACAGCCTTGCTCAGTTGTCGACCCAGCTGCCCGGTCGCTTGCTGCTCGGCCCTCGCGTGCTCAAACAGTGCCGCGGACACAGCGGGATCGGCGTGTGGCGCATCGAGCGGCGCGGAGAAGCCCTCTATGCGCTGCAGCATGCGCAGCGCGGCGCGATCGAGGCGCTGTTGAACATGAACGACGTCGTGCAGCGGCTCGCACCGTACTTCGACAACGACGGTCACATGATCGACCAGGCCTGGCAGCCGCGCATGGTCGAAGGCATGACGCGCGCCTACCTTGTGCAAGGCCGGGTCGCGGGCTTCGGCCACCAGACGGTGGTGGCACTCCACCCCGGCTCGGGCGCCGGCGAGGCGCCTTCACCGACGACGCGGCGCTACAGCGATGCGGACGATCCACGGTTTCAGGTGCTGCGCAGGCGCCTGGAGGACGAATGGGTGGGGCTGATGTGCGACCGCCTCGACCTCCCGCATGAAGCGCTGCCGATGCTTTGGGATGCGGACTTCCTGCTCGGCGAGCGACGCGGTGGCGAGTCGGAAACCTACGTGCTTTGCGAAGTCAACGTCAGCAGCGTTTCACCCTTTCCTCCCTCGGCGGTTGCACCGTTGGTCGATGCGACCCGGCGGACCCTGATGGCGGGACGTGACCGTGCCAAACATCACGAATGCCCGTGCTGA
- a CDS encoding restriction endonuclease gives MARVADEETQPIARRKRTNTAEDFIELISMLPWWAGVLLAIISYVVLHAWDARLAAVIAAQLTMNTGLLHMFVYAGQFALPFFCLVGAAASAWRRHQRKALADNVNAGKTADVLDGMSWREFELLVGEGFRLKGFSVVETGGGGADGGIDLVLCKGGEKHLVQCKQWRAYKVAAQCRQAVADRA, from the coding sequence ATGGCTAGAGTCGCCGACGAGGAGACTCAGCCCATCGCAAGACGAAAAAGAACAAACACCGCCGAAGACTTCATCGAACTGATCTCGATGCTGCCGTGGTGGGCCGGCGTGTTGCTGGCGATCATCAGCTACGTGGTGCTGCATGCGTGGGACGCGCGACTGGCTGCGGTCATCGCCGCCCAGCTCACGATGAACACCGGCCTCCTGCACATGTTCGTGTACGCAGGCCAGTTTGCATTGCCCTTCTTCTGCCTCGTGGGCGCGGCGGCTTCGGCATGGCGACGCCATCAACGCAAGGCGCTGGCGGACAACGTGAACGCGGGCAAGACCGCGGATGTGCTCGATGGCATGAGCTGGCGCGAATTCGAGCTGCTCGTCGGCGAGGGCTTCAGGCTCAAGGGCTTCAGCGTGGTCGAGACGGGCGGCGGCGGTGCCGACGGCGGGATCGACCTCGTCTTGTGCAAGGGCGGCGAGAAGCACCTGGTGCAATGCAAGCAATGGCGGGCATACAAGGTCGCCGCGCAATGCCGACAGGCAGTCGCGGATCGCGCTTGA
- a CDS encoding YybH family protein — protein sequence MHPDESQIRDLVSTWLSATKSGDTAKVLSLMTDDAIFLIPGQPVMRKPDFAAAAKAQSAQGAPRIDGTSEIQEIQVMGDWAFMWTRLKVVVTPQDGSPAATRAGHTLTILRKQQGQWLLARDANLLAPVPAR from the coding sequence ATGCACCCCGACGAATCCCAAATCCGCGACTTGGTCTCCACCTGGCTCTCCGCCACAAAATCCGGCGACACCGCCAAGGTCCTGTCCCTCATGACCGACGACGCCATCTTCCTGATCCCCGGCCAGCCCGTGATGCGCAAGCCCGACTTCGCAGCCGCCGCCAAGGCGCAGTCGGCGCAGGGCGCGCCGCGCATCGACGGCACGAGCGAGATCCAGGAGATCCAGGTGATGGGCGATTGGGCGTTCATGTGGACTCGGTTGAAGGTCGTCGTCACGCCGCAGGATGGCTCGCCCGCCGCGACGCGTGCCGGGCACACGCTGACGATCCTGCGCAAGCAGCAAGGCCAATGGCTGCTCGCGCGCGACGCGAACCTGCTGGCGCCGGTGCCGGCGCGATGA